One Amycolatopsis sp. NBC_00355 genomic window carries:
- a CDS encoding SDR family NAD(P)-dependent oxidoreductase encodes MSTRTAVVTGAASGIGAATARKLLDDGYRVLGVDIAELPGDVTPIRGDVTDEATWAAIGEVDALVSNAYVPSTGALHKIDRDEWRRQLDVNLTGAFLAVKACLPSLQERRGAIVLVSSVHAHFGLPGHPAYAASKGALVALARQLAVEYAPEVRVNSVLPGPVLTQAWDRIPPEDRERSARATPAGRLGTPAEVANVIAFLLSEAASFVSGAELTVDGGWSAAKDSA; translated from the coding sequence ATGTCCACGCGGACAGCGGTGGTGACCGGTGCGGCGTCCGGGATCGGGGCGGCAACCGCCCGGAAACTGCTCGACGACGGCTACCGCGTGCTCGGCGTGGACATCGCCGAACTCCCCGGCGACGTCACCCCGATTCGGGGCGACGTCACCGACGAGGCGACCTGGGCGGCCATCGGCGAGGTGGACGCCCTGGTCAGCAACGCCTACGTGCCCAGCACCGGCGCGCTGCACAAGATCGACCGCGACGAGTGGCGGCGCCAGCTCGACGTCAACCTGACCGGCGCGTTCCTCGCCGTGAAGGCCTGCCTGCCGTCGCTGCAGGAGCGACGCGGCGCGATCGTGCTCGTCTCGTCGGTGCACGCGCACTTCGGCCTGCCGGGCCACCCCGCGTACGCCGCGAGCAAGGGCGCGCTGGTCGCGCTGGCCCGGCAGCTGGCCGTGGAATACGCCCCGGAGGTGCGCGTCAACTCCGTGCTGCCGGGGCCGGTGCTCACCCAGGCCTGGGACCGCATCCCGCCCGAGGACCGCGAGCGCAGTGCCCGGGCGACGCCGGCCGGGCGCCTCGGCACGCCGGCGGAAGTGGCGAACGTGATCGCCTTCCTGCTCTCGGAGGCCGCGTCGTTCGTCTCCGGGGCCGAGCTGACCGTCGACGGCGGCTGGTCGGCCGCCAAGGATTCCGCATGA
- a CDS encoding sugar kinase has product MNTEVVTLGEAMRLLLAEPGVALRRARTFTSSVAGAETNVAVGLARLGHSVRWLSRVGDDPSGAHVLATLRADGVEVSQVEVDPQRSTGFLIRDTETVEYHRSGSAASRLSAAYVRSAGLDGARLVHVSGITAMLSEGAHEAVEALFALARASGAWVSFDPNVRLKLGSPERWRETVGPLLTRADLVFAGEDELELLGQTPDALLAGRAQTVVVKQRDKIARAVTAEGSWKQESLVTRVVDPVGAGDALTSGYLSAWLRGASPAEALRAGAACAALVVGTRTDLEGLPDQGELTKALIGTEVDR; this is encoded by the coding sequence ATGAACACCGAAGTCGTCACTCTCGGCGAGGCGATGCGGCTGCTGCTCGCCGAGCCTGGCGTCGCGCTGCGGCGCGCGCGCACCTTCACCTCTTCCGTCGCCGGCGCCGAGACGAACGTCGCGGTCGGCCTGGCCCGGCTCGGCCACAGCGTCCGCTGGCTGAGCCGCGTCGGCGACGACCCGTCCGGCGCCCACGTGCTCGCGACACTGCGCGCGGACGGCGTCGAGGTCTCGCAGGTCGAGGTTGATCCTCAGCGCTCCACGGGCTTCTTGATCCGGGACACCGAAACGGTCGAGTACCACCGAAGCGGCTCCGCTGCTTCGCGCCTGTCAGCTGCGTACGTGCGCTCCGCGGGTCTTGATGGCGCTCGGCTCGTACACGTCTCCGGCATCACGGCGATGCTGTCCGAGGGAGCACACGAAGCCGTCGAAGCGCTCTTCGCGCTCGCGCGCGCTTCGGGCGCCTGGGTGTCCTTCGACCCGAACGTCCGGCTGAAGCTCGGCAGCCCGGAGCGCTGGCGCGAGACCGTCGGACCGCTGCTGACCAGAGCGGACCTCGTCTTCGCCGGTGAGGACGAGCTCGAACTGCTCGGGCAGACGCCCGACGCGCTGCTCGCGGGCCGGGCGCAGACGGTGGTCGTCAAGCAGCGGGACAAGATCGCGCGAGCCGTCACGGCGGAGGGCTCGTGGAAGCAGGAAAGCCTGGTCACGCGAGTCGTCGACCCGGTCGGTGCGGGTGACGCGCTGACGTCGGGTTACCTGTCGGCGTGGCTTCGGGGCGCTTCGCCGGCCGAAGCGTTGCGCGCGGGCGCGGCCTGCGCGGCGCTGGTCGTCGGCACGCGGACCGACCTCGAAGGCCTGCCCGACCAGGGCGAACTCACCAAGGCACTGATCGGCACGGAGGTGGACCGATGA
- a CDS encoding bifunctional 4-hydroxy-2-oxoglutarate aldolase/2-dehydro-3-deoxy-phosphogluconate aldolase produces MTYRWEITANALRQGVVGIVRTHDAESAVEAARAVLEAGLRSVELPLTNPGALDAISGLSAAYPDATIGAGTVLDEASAVLAIRAGARFLVSPSVDAAVIRTAHRYGVAAFPGAGSVTEIVRALEEGADAVKVFPASALAPSWISDVRAALPQAPLVPTGGIGPDDVPRWLAAGAVACGVGSALTRGTTEEISARVETLLRSTHG; encoded by the coding sequence ATGACCTACCGCTGGGAGATCACGGCGAATGCGCTGCGCCAAGGCGTCGTCGGGATCGTACGGACGCACGACGCGGAGTCCGCGGTGGAAGCCGCACGCGCTGTTCTGGAGGCCGGGTTGCGCTCGGTCGAGCTGCCCCTGACGAACCCCGGCGCGCTGGACGCGATCTCGGGACTCTCGGCGGCGTACCCGGACGCGACGATCGGCGCCGGCACGGTGCTCGACGAGGCGTCGGCGGTGCTGGCGATCCGCGCGGGCGCGCGGTTCCTGGTGTCACCGTCGGTGGACGCGGCGGTGATCCGGACCGCGCACCGGTACGGCGTCGCGGCGTTCCCGGGCGCGGGCTCGGTGACGGAAATCGTGCGGGCACTGGAGGAAGGCGCCGACGCGGTGAAGGTGTTCCCGGCGTCCGCGCTGGCGCCGTCGTGGATCTCGGACGTGCGGGCGGCGCTGCCGCAGGCGCCGCTGGTACCCACCGGCGGCATCGGCCCGGACGACGTGCCACGCTGGCTGGCGGCGGGCGCGGTGGCGTGCGGGGTCGGCTCGGCGCTGACCCGCGGCACCACCGAGGAGATCTCCGCCCGCGTCGAGACGTTGCTGAGGAGCACGCATGGCTGA
- a CDS encoding lactonase family protein, translated as MAELVFVGCYTGDAGNGTGITTFSRSSSGDLTEVASLPLESPSWLVRHPSLPVIYAANETADGSVTALAVAASGELSVLGTLETGGAHPCHLAVTPDGRFLLCANYTGGSLAIFSLSPSGALVARTALVQHTGSGPSADRQEAAHVHMAVPGDGIVSAVDLGTDEIRSYTLSSEGSLSPLAVSALPPGTGPRQLVRRPGTDLAYVVGELAGTVVTVRETSPGAFSVVSVAASTLSTVTPNLVAHLELAGSRMYVSNRGPDCVTEFALDDALAVADQPCGANPRHFALVDGTCYVAAQSDDAITAFTLTASGDAELHRYPTGSPTFVLPVSLP; from the coding sequence ATGGCTGAGCTGGTCTTCGTAGGGTGCTACACCGGCGACGCGGGGAACGGCACCGGGATCACGACGTTCTCGCGATCGTCGTCCGGCGACCTGACCGAGGTCGCTTCGCTGCCGTTGGAGTCACCGTCGTGGCTTGTCCGGCACCCGTCGCTGCCGGTGATCTACGCGGCAAACGAGACGGCTGACGGCTCGGTGACCGCGTTGGCTGTGGCGGCTTCCGGCGAGCTGTCGGTGCTGGGCACTTTGGAGACGGGTGGCGCGCACCCGTGCCACCTGGCGGTGACCCCGGACGGCCGGTTCCTGTTGTGCGCCAACTACACCGGCGGCAGCCTGGCGATCTTCTCGCTGTCTCCGTCGGGCGCTTTGGTCGCCCGGACGGCCTTGGTGCAGCACACCGGAAGCGGCCCTTCCGCCGACCGCCAGGAGGCAGCGCACGTCCACATGGCGGTTCCCGGCGACGGCATCGTGAGCGCGGTCGACCTCGGCACGGACGAGATCCGTAGCTACACGCTGTCTTCTGAGGGCTCGCTGTCACCACTCGCCGTGTCCGCTCTCCCACCTGGCACGGGCCCACGTCAGCTGGTCCGTCGGCCGGGCACCGACCTGGCGTACGTGGTGGGCGAGCTGGCCGGGACGGTGGTGACGGTCCGCGAGACTTCGCCGGGCGCTTTCTCGGTGGTGTCGGTCGCCGCATCGACCCTGTCTACGGTGACGCCCAACCTGGTGGCCCACCTGGAGCTGGCCGGCTCGCGGATGTACGTGTCGAACCGCGGCCCGGACTGCGTGACGGAGTTCGCCCTCGACGACGCCTTGGCGGTCGCCGACCAGCCCTGCGGCGCGAACCCGCGGCACTTCGCCCTGGTGGACGGCACGTGTTACGTCGCGGCCCAGAGCGACGACGCGATCACGGCGTTCACGCTGACGGCCTCCGGGGACGCGGAGCTGCACCGATACCCGACGGGGTCACCGACGTTCGTGCTGCCGGTTTCGCTTCCCTGA
- a CDS encoding alpha-galactosidase produces the protein MKSTSYTVALDPSSRWAELVAWGPSGIEDGPSVFANAGDFHFITGADAAPVEYAPLGLRPFSGADVSVRGGSWWRFDGSSSDADLRLSFVDELTGLRAVLCYRPVPETDVLTRWVEFSNGGSSTLEFDRLGSAGVCVPTVGGAQLTYLTGQWSQEFTRRSVSLPAGGFRMESRFGVPGHAYVPWLAVQDAAGGPAFGVSLEWPGSWEISAEVEPSGLTRVRAGRLPSPGPVLLEPGASLSTPAVALASSVDGLSGLASVWHDYDRVLAGSRWRRPRPVLYNSWEATGFDVRSAHQLELAKCAADIGVELFVVDDGWFTGRDDDTGGLGDWTPAEASFGTFVESVRELGLEFGLWVEPEAVSPKSQLYASHPDWVYRIDGRPLTLIRNQLLLDLGLPAVVAFVKSTLDTLLSTYPISYLKWDMNRPPTERGRPGSPFADLDAEHVAGYLSVLDHLRTAHPHVTIEACAGGGGRTDLATVAHTDVVWPSDNTGPLDRLAIQDGFLLMHAPHLMSSWVTDSPGVFDPRPRSLRFRFVTAMAGVLGIGADLSQWSSAQQAEAASLVSLYKSIRSVIHHGAARVLAGPSEPTAATQYTSEDGDTVVVLAWSTGPLTGAPLVPGRSSRVRLSVRPDSSYVDSAGNRYSGAHLKHAGLPFDWTADHDADVVILRRGE, from the coding sequence ATGAAGTCCACTTCGTACACCGTGGCGCTGGATCCTTCTTCCCGATGGGCCGAACTCGTCGCCTGGGGGCCGTCCGGGATCGAGGACGGGCCGTCGGTGTTCGCGAACGCGGGCGACTTCCACTTCATCACCGGCGCGGACGCGGCCCCGGTCGAGTACGCGCCGCTGGGCCTGCGCCCGTTCTCCGGCGCGGACGTCTCCGTGCGGGGCGGTTCGTGGTGGCGGTTCGACGGCTCCTCTTCGGATGCCGACCTGCGTCTGTCCTTTGTGGACGAACTGACCGGGCTGCGCGCGGTGCTCTGCTACCGGCCGGTGCCCGAGACCGACGTCCTGACCCGCTGGGTCGAGTTCTCGAACGGCGGTTCGTCGACGCTGGAGTTCGACCGGCTGGGCTCGGCGGGCGTGTGCGTCCCGACGGTCGGCGGCGCCCAGCTGACGTATCTGACCGGCCAGTGGTCACAGGAGTTCACGCGGCGGTCGGTGTCGCTGCCCGCCGGCGGTTTCCGGATGGAGAGCCGGTTCGGCGTGCCTGGCCACGCGTACGTGCCGTGGCTGGCCGTGCAGGACGCTGCCGGCGGCCCCGCATTCGGCGTTTCCCTGGAGTGGCCGGGATCGTGGGAGATCTCCGCCGAGGTAGAACCGTCCGGGCTGACGCGCGTCCGGGCCGGGCGGCTGCCGTCACCGGGCCCGGTGCTTTTGGAACCCGGCGCTTCTCTGTCCACACCGGCGGTCGCCTTGGCGTCCAGTGTGGACGGCCTGTCGGGGTTGGCTTCGGTCTGGCACGACTACGACCGCGTACTGGCCGGCTCGCGGTGGCGGCGCCCGCGTCCGGTGCTCTACAACTCATGGGAGGCCACGGGTTTCGACGTCCGGAGTGCGCATCAGCTGGAGCTGGCGAAATGCGCGGCCGACATCGGCGTCGAGCTGTTCGTGGTGGACGACGGCTGGTTCACCGGCCGCGACGACGACACCGGCGGCCTGGGCGACTGGACCCCGGCGGAGGCGTCGTTCGGCACGTTCGTGGAGTCGGTGCGCGAGCTGGGCCTGGAGTTCGGCCTGTGGGTGGAGCCGGAGGCGGTCAGCCCGAAGTCGCAGCTCTACGCGTCGCATCCGGACTGGGTGTACCGCATCGACGGGCGTCCCTTGACGTTGATCCGGAACCAGCTCCTGCTGGACCTGGGCCTCCCCGCGGTGGTCGCGTTCGTCAAGTCCACTCTGGACACGCTGTTGTCGACGTACCCGATCTCGTACCTGAAGTGGGACATGAACCGCCCGCCGACGGAACGCGGCCGCCCTGGGTCCCCCTTCGCGGACCTCGACGCGGAGCACGTCGCGGGCTACCTCTCGGTCTTGGACCACCTGCGCACGGCGCACCCCCACGTGACGATCGAGGCCTGCGCGGGCGGCGGCGGCCGCACGGACCTGGCGACGGTGGCCCACACGGACGTCGTCTGGCCGAGCGACAACACAGGCCCCCTGGATCGCCTGGCCATCCAGGACGGCTTCCTGCTGATGCACGCGCCGCACCTGATGAGTTCCTGGGTGACGGACTCCCCGGGCGTCTTCGACCCGCGGCCCCGGTCGCTCCGGTTCCGTTTCGTGACGGCGATGGCCGGAGTGCTGGGCATCGGCGCGGACCTGTCGCAGTGGTCTTCCGCGCAACAAGCAGAAGCGGCTTCGCTGGTATCCCTCTACAAATCGATCCGTTCGGTGATCCACCACGGCGCCGCTCGCGTGCTGGCCGGCCCATCCGAACCGACGGCGGCGACCCAATACACGTCCGAGGACGGCGACACGGTGGTCGTCCTGGCCTGGAGCACCGGCCCCCTGACCGGTGCGCCGCTGGTCCCGGGCCGCTCGTCGCGGGTACGCCTTTCGGTGCGTCCGGACTCGTCCTATGTGGACTCGGCGGGGAACCGCTATTCGGGAGCACACCTGAAGCACGCGGGGCTGCCGTTCGACTGGACGGCAGACCACGACGCCGACGTGGTGATTCTCCGTCGAGGGGAGTGA
- a CDS encoding carbohydrate ABC transporter permease, which yields MRSSRTFGFHLLAGGLSVLWLLPIALVLTTSVRTFSDIASNGLGALPASFSLDGFGQAWGEGGGGHAMLNSLIVTIPTVLLSLLLSAAAAFALSRYRIPFRRTIILVMLSGNLLPPQILLVPVAKLAELLGIYDTLTALIIVQVGFGLGFYTFVLQGFMRSIPDEIQQAALIDGAGVVQIFARIILPMTRPALAALGALAFTWTFNDLLWSITVLRTGTVMPVTPALLGLQGQYVSNWNVIAAGSVIAAVPTVAVFLRFQKHFISGLAIGAIK from the coding sequence GTGAGGAGCTCGCGGACCTTCGGGTTCCACCTGCTCGCCGGCGGGCTGTCGGTGCTGTGGCTGCTGCCGATCGCGCTGGTGCTGACGACGAGCGTCCGGACGTTCTCCGACATCGCGTCGAACGGCCTCGGCGCGCTGCCCGCATCGTTCTCGCTCGACGGCTTCGGCCAGGCGTGGGGCGAGGGCGGCGGCGGGCACGCGATGCTCAACAGCCTGATCGTCACGATCCCGACCGTGCTGCTGTCGCTGCTGCTCAGCGCGGCGGCGGCGTTCGCGCTCAGCCGGTACCGGATCCCGTTCCGCCGCACGATCATCCTGGTGATGCTGTCCGGAAACCTGCTGCCGCCGCAGATCCTGCTGGTCCCGGTGGCGAAACTGGCGGAGCTGCTGGGGATCTACGACACGCTGACCGCGCTGATCATCGTGCAGGTCGGGTTCGGCCTCGGCTTCTACACGTTCGTGCTGCAGGGGTTCATGCGGTCCATTCCGGACGAGATCCAGCAGGCGGCGCTGATCGACGGCGCCGGCGTCGTGCAGATCTTCGCGCGGATCATCCTGCCGATGACCCGCCCGGCGCTGGCCGCGCTCGGCGCGCTGGCGTTCACCTGGACGTTCAACGACCTGCTGTGGTCGATCACTGTGCTGCGCACCGGCACGGTGATGCCGGTGACGCCGGCGCTGCTCGGCCTGCAGGGGCAGTACGTGTCGAACTGGAACGTGATCGCGGCGGGCTCGGTCATCGCGGCCGTGCCGACCGTCGCGGTGTTCCTGCGGTTCCAGAAGCACTTCATCTCAGGGCTCGCGATCGGAGCGATCAAGTGA
- a CDS encoding carbohydrate ABC transporter permease — protein MAVLTAKRPETAFPAAKRRRRRVSPVLLAFVLVPLVVEGFWVFWPALQGFYLALTNWDGVSAPEFVGLGNFAEMFSDDIFGTAALDTVIWIVLFGGLSAVGGLALATLLQKERRGVGFYRAALFTPVVFSLVATSLIWQVIYQPDGVFNKVLGAIGLGGWQHAWLADPDTALYAVLVPALWRQLGYVMVLYLAGLKGIDPVLYEAAELDGATAWQRFRNVTWPQLRTVNSVVLSVIIIDSLRSFDVVWSMTKGGPYHSSELLSTYMYATAFQSLRLGYASALAVVIFVLAFGVIVTYLVRAFREDS, from the coding sequence ATGGCGGTGCTGACCGCGAAACGGCCCGAGACGGCGTTCCCGGCCGCGAAACGCCGGCGCCGCCGGGTCTCGCCCGTGTTGCTGGCGTTTGTCCTGGTTCCCCTCGTCGTCGAGGGGTTCTGGGTGTTCTGGCCCGCGCTGCAGGGGTTCTACCTGGCGCTGACGAACTGGGACGGCGTCTCCGCGCCCGAGTTCGTCGGCCTGGGGAACTTCGCCGAGATGTTCTCCGACGACATCTTCGGCACGGCGGCGCTGGACACGGTGATCTGGATCGTGCTCTTCGGCGGCCTCTCGGCCGTCGGCGGGCTCGCGTTGGCCACGCTCCTGCAGAAGGAGCGTCGCGGCGTCGGGTTCTACCGCGCCGCGCTGTTCACGCCGGTGGTGTTCTCGCTGGTCGCGACGTCGCTGATCTGGCAGGTGATCTACCAGCCGGACGGCGTCTTCAACAAGGTGCTCGGCGCGATCGGGCTCGGCGGCTGGCAGCACGCGTGGCTCGCCGACCCGGATACCGCGCTGTACGCGGTGCTCGTGCCGGCGCTGTGGCGGCAGCTCGGTTACGTCATGGTCCTGTACCTGGCCGGGCTCAAGGGGATCGACCCGGTGCTGTACGAAGCGGCCGAATTGGACGGTGCCACGGCGTGGCAGCGGTTCCGCAACGTCACGTGGCCGCAGCTGCGCACCGTCAACTCCGTGGTCCTGTCGGTGATCATCATCGACTCGCTGCGCTCGTTCGACGTCGTGTGGTCGATGACCAAGGGCGGGCCGTACCATTCGTCCGAGCTGCTCAGCACGTACATGTACGCGACGGCGTTCCAGTCGCTGCGGCTCGGCTACGCGTCCGCGCTGGCCGTCGTCATCTTCGTGCTGGCGTTCGGCGTGATCGTGACGTATCTCGTGCGCGCATTCCGGGAGGACTCGTGA
- a CDS encoding ABC transporter substrate-binding protein — protein MTSAGLSRRRFLRNASLAGLGAIGSSSFLAACATSASNGPVKQAAGAVTVQSNLSSPEAKKAIEALANAFGAKGGTKATVNTVASETFRTQLPSYLTAANPPDTFTWYPGSLLSGYARKGLLLDVGDVWQTMGNYSAAFRSLSGDGAGHQVFVPTSYYWWGFFYRKSNFAKWGVQPPTNWSEFLALCETLKGKGIAPIGMGAGGTTPWTASAWFDYLNIRINGAPFHRELLAGKQRFDDPRVKKIFDPWRQALPYTDPNGTAIAFQDATTVLLQGRTGMILTGTFFADAAPKDALDDLDFFQFPILDPAVPVAEEGPTDGFFASARTPHVAEVKEWFSYAATAEAQELYIKNSSGTVLPTNPDAKDNGTPLVRKGRKLLTDAKEITQFFNRDSSDALQPTADAALIRFIQKPNELDSILADWQTAAQKVWQS, from the coding sequence ATGACGAGTGCCGGCCTGTCCCGCCGTCGTTTCCTGCGCAACGCGAGCTTGGCCGGCCTGGGCGCGATCGGCTCGAGCAGTTTCCTCGCCGCCTGCGCCACTTCCGCGTCCAACGGCCCGGTCAAGCAGGCCGCCGGCGCGGTCACCGTCCAGTCGAACCTCTCTTCGCCCGAGGCGAAGAAGGCGATCGAGGCGCTGGCGAACGCGTTCGGCGCGAAGGGCGGCACGAAGGCGACGGTCAACACCGTCGCGTCGGAGACCTTCCGCACCCAGCTGCCCAGCTACCTCACCGCGGCCAACCCGCCGGACACCTTCACGTGGTACCCGGGTTCGCTGCTGTCGGGCTACGCGCGCAAGGGCCTGCTGCTCGACGTCGGCGACGTCTGGCAGACCATGGGCAACTACAGCGCGGCCTTCCGGTCGCTGTCCGGCGACGGAGCCGGGCACCAGGTCTTCGTCCCGACGTCGTACTACTGGTGGGGCTTCTTCTACCGCAAGTCGAACTTCGCCAAGTGGGGCGTGCAGCCGCCGACGAACTGGAGCGAGTTCCTCGCCCTGTGCGAAACGTTGAAGGGCAAGGGCATCGCCCCGATCGGCATGGGCGCCGGCGGCACCACGCCGTGGACCGCGTCGGCCTGGTTCGACTACCTGAACATCCGGATCAACGGCGCGCCGTTCCACCGCGAGCTGCTGGCCGGCAAGCAGCGCTTCGACGACCCGCGCGTCAAGAAGATCTTCGACCCGTGGCGCCAGGCGCTGCCCTACACCGACCCGAACGGCACCGCGATCGCGTTCCAGGACGCGACGACCGTGCTGCTGCAGGGCCGCACCGGGATGATCCTGACCGGCACGTTCTTCGCCGACGCCGCCCCGAAGGACGCCCTGGACGACCTCGACTTCTTCCAGTTCCCGATCCTCGACCCGGCCGTCCCGGTCGCCGAAGAGGGCCCGACCGACGGCTTCTTCGCCAGCGCGCGCACCCCGCACGTCGCCGAGGTCAAGGAGTGGTTCTCCTACGCCGCGACGGCCGAGGCGCAGGAGCTCTACATCAAGAACTCCTCCGGCACGGTCCTGCCGACCAACCCGGACGCCAAGGACAACGGCACGCCGCTCGTCCGAAAAGGACGGAAGCTGCTCACCGACGCCAAGGAGATCACGCAGTTCTTCAACCGCGACTCCTCCGACGCGCTGCAGCCGACCGCCGACGCGGCCCTGATCCGGTTCATCCAGAAGCCGAACGAGCTCGACTCGATCCTGGCCGACTGGCAGACCGCCGCGCAGAAGGTCTGGCAGTCCTGA
- a CDS encoding FadR/GntR family transcriptional regulator: MTEHRPRGLHGQTVEALASRILSNEWGEGTVLDLPALREELDISLTALREALKVLAAKGMIDARQKRGTFVQPREKWNMLDADVMRWQTAAADDPGLLDELTEVRAVVEPAAARIAAERASDEDVESLREALDDMAAADGPEASVQADLAFHRRLMTATHNNFLMRMERIIAIGLAERDKVVHGASAAEDPVPSHRKVLDAIIAQDPAAAEQAMLALVTKSRDDLAKAQRTRS; the protein is encoded by the coding sequence TTGACCGAACACCGGCCACGCGGGCTGCACGGCCAAACCGTGGAGGCGCTGGCCAGCCGGATCCTCTCGAACGAGTGGGGCGAGGGCACCGTCCTCGACCTGCCGGCGCTGCGCGAAGAGCTCGACATCAGCCTCACCGCGCTGCGCGAGGCCCTGAAAGTGCTGGCCGCGAAGGGGATGATCGACGCGCGCCAGAAGCGCGGCACGTTCGTCCAGCCGCGCGAAAAGTGGAACATGCTCGACGCCGACGTCATGCGCTGGCAGACCGCGGCCGCCGACGACCCGGGCCTGCTCGACGAGCTGACGGAGGTCCGCGCGGTCGTCGAACCGGCCGCGGCGCGGATCGCGGCCGAGCGAGCGTCCGATGAGGACGTCGAGTCGCTGCGGGAGGCCCTCGACGACATGGCCGCGGCGGACGGTCCGGAGGCCAGCGTCCAGGCCGACCTGGCTTTCCACCGGCGGCTGATGACCGCGACCCACAACAACTTCCTGATGCGGATGGAGCGGATCATCGCGATCGGCCTCGCCGAGCGCGACAAGGTGGTGCACGGCGCGTCGGCGGCGGAGGACCCGGTGCCGTCGCACCGCAAGGTGCTGGACGCGATCATCGCTCAGGACCCGGCGGCGGCCGAGCAGGCGATGCTGGCGCTGGTCACCAAGTCCCGCGACGACCTGGCGAAAGCTCAGCGCACCCGGTCGTGA
- a CDS encoding TetR/AcrR family transcriptional regulator, which translates to MTAAATPKGERRRAALVEAAAKLLVEGGFDAVRHRAVAERAGLPLASTTYYFDSLEDLVAAAVEHHGNAELDTGRRRLEELATRNRGVQAMVELVLDLLLGPESGDEAADAEAVLLRYERLVATGRRPYLRPLMRTLSVQLNELLTEIFARSGTPVSETELEKLVALVDGAVVNALIAVDPAPRAAAARMLQAALDGS; encoded by the coding sequence ATGACCGCTGCGGCAACTCCCAAGGGGGAACGACGGCGTGCCGCGCTCGTCGAGGCCGCCGCGAAGCTGCTCGTCGAGGGCGGGTTCGACGCCGTGCGGCACCGTGCGGTGGCCGAGCGGGCGGGGCTGCCGCTCGCGTCCACGACGTACTACTTCGACTCGCTGGAAGACCTGGTCGCGGCGGCCGTCGAGCACCACGGCAACGCCGAGCTCGACACCGGCCGCCGCCGGCTGGAGGAGCTCGCGACCCGCAACCGCGGCGTCCAGGCGATGGTGGAGCTGGTGCTCGACCTGCTGCTCGGCCCGGAGAGCGGCGACGAGGCGGCGGACGCCGAAGCCGTGCTCCTGCGCTACGAGCGCCTGGTCGCCACCGGCCGCCGGCCGTACCTGCGGCCGCTGATGCGGACGCTGTCGGTGCAGCTCAACGAGCTGCTGACGGAGATCTTCGCCCGTTCGGGCACGCCGGTGAGCGAGACCGAGCTGGAGAAGCTCGTGGCGCTGGTCGACGGCGCGGTCGTCAACGCCCTGATCGCCGTCGACCCGGCTCCCCGCGCCGCGGCGGCCCGCATGCTCCAGGCAGCGCTCGACGGCTCGTGA
- a CDS encoding SigE family RNA polymerase sigma factor, translating into MDQRDEQEFAEYFAARRDAVRRTAYMLCGDWHRADDLAQTAFVALHRRWKKIRDRAATDAYVRKTLVRATIDESRRPWRREWQTETLPERVDDGPGLDDLVATREDLLAALEEVPPKQRAVLVLRFFEGLDVTGAAQALGCSEGNVKSQTARGLANLKQVLEREVETNG; encoded by the coding sequence GTGGATCAGCGCGACGAACAGGAGTTCGCGGAGTACTTCGCCGCCCGGCGGGACGCCGTGCGCCGGACCGCGTACATGCTCTGCGGCGACTGGCACCGGGCGGACGACCTCGCGCAGACGGCGTTCGTCGCGCTGCACCGGAGGTGGAAGAAGATCAGGGATCGCGCGGCGACCGACGCGTACGTCCGCAAGACGCTCGTGCGGGCGACGATCGACGAATCGCGGCGTCCGTGGCGGCGCGAGTGGCAGACCGAGACGTTGCCGGAGCGGGTCGACGACGGCCCCGGGCTCGACGATCTCGTCGCGACCCGGGAAGACCTGCTCGCTGCGTTGGAGGAAGTGCCGCCCAAACAGCGGGCGGTGCTGGTCCTGCGGTTCTTCGAAGGACTGGACGTGACCGGCGCGGCGCAGGCCCTGGGCTGCAGCGAAGGCAACGTGAAGAGCCAGACCGCCCGCGGGCTGGCGAACCTGAAGCAGGTACTCGAACGGGAGGTGGAGACCAATGGATGA